From the Spiroplasma alleghenense genome, one window contains:
- the rpsK gene encoding 30S ribosomal protein S11 — MAKPQSKTTRKKVKKDIAKGIAHIHSTFNNTIVTISDEKGNVLSWSSAGALGFKGGKKSTPYAAQMIAEAAGKGAMDNGVNSVQVEVKGPGPGRDAAVRSLQAIGLTITSIKDTTPIPHNGVRPPKRPRG; from the coding sequence ATGGCAAAACCACAATCAAAAACAACCCGCAAAAAAGTCAAAAAAGATATTGCTAAAGGGATAGCTCACATTCACTCTACTTTTAACAATACAATTGTTACTATTTCAGATGAAAAGGGAAATGTATTATCTTGATCTAGTGCTGGAGCTCTAGGTTTTAAAGGTGGAAAAAAATCAACACCTTATGCAGCCCAAATGATTGCTGAAGCAGCTGGGAAAGGTGCTATGGACAATGGAGTTAACTCTGTTCAAGTAGAAGTGAAAGGACCAGGCCCAGGAAGAGATGCTGCTGTTAGAAGCTTACAAGCAATCGGATTAACAATTACATCAATTAAAGATACTACACCAATCCCACATAACGGAGTGCGTCCACCAAAACGTCCAAGAGGTTAG
- a CDS encoding DNA-directed RNA polymerase subunit alpha, whose protein sequence is MKQFTKPEFNLLKEEKGKAYGKFMVEPLERGFGITLGNALRRTLLAATPGASVYAIKITGASHEFTSINGIVENVSRIILNIKNLVLTINDNIFEDEEVAELKISANTVGEVLAKDIICPAGVEILNKDLHIATIADGGNLEMILFAKNSRGYRSFKENKKEKLVADAITIDSNYSPIVNVNYSVDVTKIGRSIDLEKLEIEVETNGSISAADAIAVASKVMVEHLELFVNLNSEISTLEVIGQADDDDEKELDKMIEDLDFTQRSLNCLKRAQINTLRDLVSRTEDEIQEIRNLGRKSFKEIKDKVAQLTLNFKQD, encoded by the coding sequence ATGAAACAATTTACAAAACCAGAATTTAATCTTCTAAAAGAGGAAAAAGGTAAAGCTTACGGTAAATTTATGGTAGAACCGCTGGAGAGAGGTTTTGGAATTACATTAGGTAATGCATTACGTCGAACACTTTTAGCGGCAACACCAGGAGCAAGCGTTTATGCAATTAAAATAACAGGAGCATCACACGAATTTACTTCAATTAATGGGATTGTTGAAAATGTAAGCAGAATTATTTTAAATATTAAAAATTTAGTACTAACAATAAATGATAACATTTTTGAAGATGAAGAAGTGGCCGAATTAAAAATCTCAGCAAATACAGTTGGAGAGGTTTTAGCAAAAGATATTATTTGTCCTGCTGGAGTGGAAATCCTTAATAAAGATTTACATATTGCAACAATTGCTGACGGTGGTAACTTAGAAATGATTTTATTTGCAAAAAACTCAAGGGGATATCGATCATTTAAAGAAAATAAAAAAGAAAAACTTGTTGCGGATGCAATAACAATTGATTCAAATTATTCACCAATAGTAAATGTCAATTATTCTGTTGATGTTACTAAAATAGGTCGTTCAATAGATCTTGAAAAGTTGGAAATAGAAGTAGAAACAAATGGATCAATCTCGGCTGCTGATGCAATTGCTGTAGCTTCTAAAGTTATGGTTGAGCATTTAGAATTATTTGTAAATTTAAATAGCGAAATTTCAACATTAGAGGTTATAGGTCAAGCTGATGATGACGATGAAAAAGAATTGGACAAAATGATTGAAGATTTAGACTTCACACAAAGAAGTTTAAATTGCTTAAAAAGAGCACAAATAAACACTTTACGAGATTTAGTTTCAAGAACTGAAGATGAAATTCAAGAAATTAGAAACTTAGGTCGTAAATCATTTAAAGAAATTAAGGATAAAGTTGCTCAGTTAACTTTAAACTTTAAACAGGATTAG
- the rplQ gene encoding 50S ribosomal protein L17, whose amino-acid sequence MSYIQKRGKNTAWRVALMRNLTTELIISERLEITETRAKELRTHFDKMITLGKRQDLHARRQAAAWLRDIDASEKETALQKLFNDLAKRFKTRNGGYTRILKLDNRRGDNAPMVIIELV is encoded by the coding sequence ATGTCATATATTCAAAAACGTGGTAAAAATACAGCTTGAAGAGTCGCATTAATGAGAAACTTGACTACTGAACTTATTATTTCTGAAAGATTAGAAATAACAGAAACAAGAGCAAAAGAATTACGTACTCATTTTGATAAAATGATTACTTTGGGAAAACGTCAGGATCTTCATGCTCGTAGACAAGCAGCGGCTTGATTAAGAGATATTGATGCAAGCGAAAAAGAAACTGCCTTGCAAAAATTATTTAATGATTTAGCAAAGCGTTTTAAAACAAGAAATGGTGGATATACTCGTATCTTAAAACTAGATAACCGAAGAGGCGACAATGCCCCAATGGTCATTATTGAATTAGTTTAA
- a CDS encoding energy-coupling factor transporter ATPase: MMKENVYLNKGDLNDFKLKLNEFNDKLAQAGQEYVEIKFKIINGEAEKSEKQHYIDTHKKAQLAYKEIANSPIFKDNFLRAKAQLDKINQKDETFESAKENYIEAKNLYKASKMAIRERGISGELSKQSEIALELKNISFRYANSQPLVVKNVSVKVNHGEYVAIIGHNGSGKSTLSKLIIGVLTPIEGSMHVFGNHVTRNNLNIIRRFLGIVFQNPDNQFIGSTVKDDIAFGLENRRINPKLMQEKIEAAAKKVRMERFLDHEPLMLSGGQKQRVAIASALALSPDIIIFDEATSMLDPKGKREVKEIMVELKNTREKTIFSITHDMDEILNADKVMVMNGGNLVKFGTPKEILKERDFLRSIHLDIPFIAQVEEALNEVGFKINNTENLDELVVKICKK, translated from the coding sequence ATGATGAAAGAAAATGTCTATTTAAATAAGGGAGACTTGAATGATTTTAAACTTAAGTTAAATGAATTTAACGATAAATTAGCTCAGGCTGGTCAAGAATATGTTGAAATTAAATTTAAAATTATAAATGGTGAAGCTGAAAAATCAGAAAAGCAACATTATATTGACACCCACAAAAAAGCTCAATTAGCTTATAAAGAAATTGCAAATAGTCCAATTTTTAAAGATAACTTTTTGAGAGCGAAAGCTCAACTTGATAAAATTAATCAGAAAGACGAAACTTTTGAATCTGCTAAAGAAAATTATATTGAAGCTAAGAATCTTTACAAGGCATCTAAAATGGCCATTAGAGAGCGTGGAATTTCGGGAGAGTTATCTAAACAGAGTGAAATTGCTTTAGAATTAAAAAATATTAGTTTTCGTTATGCTAATAGTCAACCCTTGGTTGTTAAAAATGTTAGTGTTAAAGTAAATCATGGAGAATACGTTGCTATCATTGGACACAACGGTAGTGGTAAGTCCACTTTAAGTAAGTTAATTATTGGAGTCCTAACGCCAATTGAGGGTAGCATGCATGTATTTGGAAATCATGTGACTAGAAACAACCTTAATATTATTCGCCGTTTTTTAGGAATAGTTTTCCAAAATCCAGATAACCAATTCATTGGCTCAACAGTAAAAGACGATATCGCTTTTGGTCTTGAAAATCGCCGAATAAATCCTAAATTAATGCAAGAAAAAATTGAAGCAGCAGCTAAAAAAGTGAGAATGGAAAGATTTTTAGATCACGAACCACTAATGCTATCAGGTGGTCAAAAACAAAGGGTTGCAATCGCTTCTGCTTTAGCGCTTTCGCCTGATATTATAATTTTTGACGAAGCAACTAGCATGCTAGATCCCAAGGGTAAGAGAGAAGTTAAGGAAATAATGGTTGAGTTAAAAAATACTCGAGAAAAAACCATTTTTTCAATTACTCATGATATGGATGAGATCTTGAATGCTGATAAAGTAATGGTTATGAATGGCGGAAATCTGGTTAAATTTGGAACTCCAAAAGAGATTTTAAAGGAAAGAGATTTTCTAAGATCAATTCACCTTGATATTCCATTTATAGCTCAAGTTGAAGAAGCCTTAAATGAGGTGGGGTTTAAAATAAATAATACAGAAAATTTAGACGAACTGGTGGTAAAAATATGCAAAAAATAA
- a CDS encoding energy-coupling factor transporter ATPase, with protein MQKIKHTKAQKEEFKENKKIENQLQKKYAIEFKELNKIHKGNYNFKGDINFENVSYTYGRKTPFEFRALDGTSIVIKKDIITAVIGTTGSGKSTLIQLTNGLLVSETGRVVVGNYPILANSKKIREVKKLRREIGLVFQFPEYQLFQSTIEKDISFGPINLVGKSQTKEAIDDVPRLLELVSLPPEYLERSPFDLSGGQKRRVAIAGIIAMNGNTLVLDEPTGGLDPQGEEDFIKLFSKLNKEQGKRIVLVTHNMDHVLQIADEVVVMHLGKVIKVGTPFEIFRDQQLLELIEIDPPKIYQLVHKLAMSGIDLSDKPIRTIKDFANELKLIKKKK; from the coding sequence ATGCAAAAAATAAAACATACGAAAGCACAAAAGGAAGAGTTTAAAGAAAACAAAAAAATTGAAAATCAACTTCAAAAAAAATATGCAATTGAATTTAAGGAATTAAATAAAATTCATAAAGGAAATTATAACTTTAAAGGAGATATTAATTTTGAAAATGTATCTTATACTTATGGTCGCAAAACTCCTTTTGAATTTAGAGCGTTAGACGGTACTAGTATTGTAATTAAAAAAGATATAATTACAGCCGTAATAGGAACAACTGGAAGCGGTAAATCGACCTTGATTCAATTGACTAATGGATTGTTAGTTTCTGAAACTGGAAGAGTTGTTGTCGGAAACTACCCAATCCTAGCAAATAGTAAAAAAATTAGAGAAGTAAAAAAATTGAGACGGGAAATCGGACTAGTTTTCCAATTTCCTGAATATCAATTATTTCAATCAACAATTGAAAAGGATATTTCTTTCGGACCAATTAATCTTGTTGGTAAGTCTCAAACAAAGGAGGCTATTGATGATGTTCCTAGATTACTAGAATTGGTAAGTTTGCCACCAGAGTACTTAGAAAGAAGTCCATTTGATTTATCAGGAGGACAGAAGCGAAGAGTTGCCATTGCCGGAATTATAGCAATGAATGGTAATACCTTGGTTCTTGATGAGCCGACAGGGGGGCTTGACCCGCAAGGCGAGGAAGACTTTATTAAGCTATTTAGTAAATTAAATAAGGAACAAGGAAAAAGAATCGTTCTAGTAACTCATAATATGGACCACGTTTTACAAATTGCCGATGAGGTTGTTGTTATGCATTTGGGTAAGGTAATTAAAGTGGGAACTCCATTTGAGATTTTTAGAGATCAACAACTTTTGGAATTAATAGAAATTGACCCACCTAAAATATATCAACTAGTTCATAAACTCGCAATGTCTGGAATTGACTTATCTGATAAGCCAATTCGCACAATCAAAGATTTTGCAAATGAACTAAAATTAATTAAAAAGAAAAAATAG
- a CDS encoding energy-coupling factor transporter transmembrane component T family protein codes for MRMVFGRYMPYNSVIHRMDPRLKLFMILAMILALFFPVGFTGFAFLIVLIMTIFTMSKLKYSMLLKLLRPIIFMFLVVFIFNIFIARPSSDPANILTNWTQLGAGFSYGLFKDYGYTLRIWNIYLSEYVIYSSIMLSLRIFLMITCTTILTGTTQPLELTLAIEDLLFPLRIIGIPVYIFSTIISIALRMIPTLIDEAGRIMKAQASRGIDIKNGHFKDKVKGMTSLIIPLLVSSFQKAEDLAFAMDSRGYDPHAKRTRYRQVKFQIIDIFIFLITLTVVSLVIAYAFSSVLRTFYIPRIDGILYKDFSRW; via the coding sequence ATGAGAATGGTCTTTGGAAGATACATGCCGTACAACTCGGTAATTCACAGAATGGATCCGCGATTAAAATTATTTATGATTTTAGCGATGATTTTAGCATTATTTTTTCCAGTTGGTTTTACCGGTTTTGCCTTTTTAATTGTTTTAATAATGACAATTTTTACAATGTCAAAGCTGAAATATTCGATGCTTTTAAAATTACTAAGACCGATAATATTCATGTTTTTAGTTGTTTTTATCTTTAATATTTTTATAGCAAGGCCTTCAAGCGATCCTGCAAATATTTTAACTAACTGGACTCAATTGGGAGCAGGTTTCAGCTATGGTCTTTTTAAGGATTACGGATATACCCTAAGAATTTGAAACATTTATCTAAGTGAATACGTTATTTATTCATCTATTATGCTATCATTGAGAATATTTTTAATGATAACTTGTACAACTATTTTAACTGGGACCACACAACCTTTAGAGTTAACTTTGGCAATTGAAGACTTGCTTTTCCCTTTGAGAATAATTGGAATACCGGTATATATTTTTTCAACTATAATATCAATCGCTTTAAGAATGATTCCAACATTAATTGATGAGGCAGGAAGAATCATGAAGGCTCAGGCTTCTCGAGGAATTGATATAAAAAATGGCCACTTTAAAGACAAAGTGAAAGGGATGACATCGTTAATTATTCCTTTACTCGTTTCTTCGTTTCAAAAAGCTGAAGATTTAGCTTTTGCAATGGATTCTAGGGGATATGACCCACATGCGAAAAGAACAAGATATCGTCAAGTTAAATTCCAAATTATTGATATTTTCATATTTTTAATAACTCTAACTGTTGTAAGTCTTGTTATCGCTTATGCTTTTTCAAGTGTATTGAGAACTTTTTATATACCAAGAATTGATGGTATCCTTTATAAAGATTTTAGTAGATGATAA
- the truA gene encoding tRNA pseudouridine(38-40) synthase TruA, producing the protein MINYYFLLKLAYNGTNYSGWVIQKKQKTIQGCLNKAIKNVIKSDEFRTIGASKTDAGVHALDQKVWLQTQFKPNLSGFMAGVNKALPSDIRIIEIIEVNEEFHVRNTFEKIYKYQINNGEYDLLSENWTNFYNRQKLCLEELRKYAELFVGIHDFFAFSGLSLEEKEQINTNREIKSILVEEESNNNFAFYFKAKGFIRYQIRTIVQTILALCENKITIDFVKDSLEGIFVKKMPYRANPKGLILLEISYGGEFKSMII; encoded by the coding sequence ATGATAAATTACTACTTTCTTTTAAAACTTGCCTACAACGGAACTAATTACTCAGGTTGAGTAATCCAAAAAAAACAAAAAACAATTCAGGGATGCTTGAATAAAGCAATAAAAAATGTTATTAAGAGTGATGAATTTCGCACAATTGGAGCCAGTAAAACAGATGCAGGAGTTCATGCATTGGACCAAAAAGTTTGATTGCAAACCCAATTTAAACCAAATTTAAGCGGTTTTATGGCTGGAGTCAACAAAGCCTTGCCAAGTGATATTAGAATTATTGAAATCATTGAAGTGAATGAAGAATTTCATGTTCGTAACACCTTTGAAAAAATCTACAAATACCAAATAAATAACGGTGAATACGACTTATTAAGTGAAAATTGAACAAATTTTTACAATCGACAAAAATTGTGTCTTGAAGAACTAAGAAAATATGCAGAATTATTTGTGGGAATTCACGATTTTTTTGCATTTTCTGGACTTAGTTTAGAGGAGAAAGAACAAATTAATACTAATAGGGAAATAAAAAGCATTCTTGTAGAAGAAGAGTCAAACAATAACTTTGCCTTTTACTTCAAAGCCAAGGGATTTATTCGTTACCAAATCAGAACAATAGTTCAAACAATTTTAGCACTTTGTGAAAATAAAATCACTATTGATTTTGTTAAAGACTCTTTAGAAGGGATTTTTGTCAAAAAAATGCCATATAGAGCTAACCCAAAGGGTTTGATATTACTTGAAATTAGTTATGGAGGTGAATTCAAAAGTATGATAATTTAG